The following proteins come from a genomic window of Flavobacteriaceae bacterium MAR_2010_188:
- a CDS encoding lipoic acid synthetase has product METETILSTPNLREPKPKWLKVKLPTGKKYTELRGLVDKYSLNTICTSGSCPNMGECWGEGTATFMILGNVCTRSCGFCGVKTGRPDTLDWDEPEKVARSIKIMNIKHAVLTSVDRDDLKDMGSIMWAETVKAVRRMNSETTLETLIPDFQGVERNIDRIIGVAPEVVSHNIETVKRLTREVRIQAKYERSLGVLKYLKDQGQRRTKSGIMLGLGETREEVIETLHDLKENDVDVVTIGQYLQPSKKHLPVKQFILPQQFEEYKEIGLNLGFRHVESSALVRSSYKAQKHIN; this is encoded by the coding sequence ATGGAAACCGAAACAATTTTAAGCACGCCGAACCTAAGAGAGCCCAAGCCAAAATGGCTTAAGGTGAAGCTTCCAACGGGCAAAAAATATACGGAATTACGTGGCTTAGTCGATAAATATAGCTTAAATACAATTTGTACTTCCGGTAGCTGTCCTAATATGGGCGAATGTTGGGGAGAAGGAACAGCCACTTTCATGATTTTAGGGAATGTCTGCACAAGATCCTGCGGATTTTGCGGTGTTAAAACTGGGAGACCAGATACCTTAGACTGGGACGAACCTGAAAAAGTTGCAAGATCAATTAAGATTATGAACATAAAACACGCGGTTTTAACCAGTGTAGATAGGGATGATTTAAAGGATATGGGAAGTATCATGTGGGCAGAAACAGTGAAAGCTGTACGAAGAATGAATTCCGAAACTACCTTAGAAACCTTAATTCCAGATTTTCAAGGGGTAGAGAGAAACATAGATAGGATTATAGGTGTAGCACCAGAAGTGGTTTCGCATAATATCGAAACTGTAAAACGTCTGACCAGAGAAGTTAGAATTCAAGCTAAATACGAGAGAAGTCTTGGTGTCCTAAAATATTTGAAAGATCAAGGACAGAGAAGAACCAAGTCTGGCATTATGTTAGGTTTAGGTGAAACTCGAGAAGAGGTTATTGAAACTCTTCATGACCTTAAAGAAAATGATGTGGATGTTGTAACTATTGGTCAATATCTTCAACCTAGTAAGAAACATTTACCGGTTAAGCAATTTATTCTACCTCAACAATTTGAAGAGTATAAGGAAATAGGCTTAAATCTAGGTTTTAGGCATGTAGAAAGTAGTGCCTTGGTAAGATCTTCATACAAAGCGCAAAAGCATATCAATTAA
- a CDS encoding glyceraldehyde 3-phosphate dehydrogenase encodes MINIAINGFGRIGRRIFRLVQDRKDMQIVTINDLSDARTLSHLLKYDSIHGVLLKDITFNDHHIIFDGREIPLLNESHPRDLKWKDFNVDFVIECTGKFKTRQDLSFHLKNGAKKVILSVPPHDDSIKMVVLGVNENDLSGEEDIVSNASCTTNNAAPMIKIIDDLCGVEQAYITTIHSYTTDQSLHDQPHRDLRRARAAGQSIVPTTTGAAKALTKIFPNLSDVIGGCGIRVPVANGSLSDITFNVSETVTIETINEAFLHASKTYFKNIVEYTTDPIVSIDIVGNPHSCVFDSQMTSVIGNMVKILGWYDNETGYSSRILDLICNLSDKYVRLSNK; translated from the coding sequence ATGATCAACATTGCGATTAACGGTTTTGGCCGAATTGGAAGAAGAATTTTTCGATTGGTTCAAGATCGAAAGGATATGCAAATTGTTACCATTAATGACCTGTCGGATGCGAGAACCCTCAGCCACCTTTTAAAGTACGATTCTATTCACGGGGTATTGCTTAAGGATATCACCTTCAACGACCACCATATTATTTTTGACGGTCGCGAGATTCCACTTTTAAATGAAAGTCATCCACGGGATTTAAAATGGAAGGATTTTAACGTGGATTTTGTCATTGAATGCACTGGGAAATTCAAGACAAGACAAGACTTAAGTTTTCATCTTAAAAATGGAGCGAAAAAAGTTATTCTCTCTGTGCCGCCTCATGACGATTCTATCAAAATGGTTGTACTAGGTGTAAATGAGAATGATCTTTCCGGGGAAGAAGATATTGTATCTAACGCCTCCTGCACTACCAATAATGCTGCACCAATGATTAAGATCATCGATGATCTTTGTGGCGTCGAGCAGGCATATATTACTACAATCCACTCTTACACCACCGATCAAAGTCTCCATGACCAACCCCATCGCGATTTAAGACGAGCCAGGGCGGCGGGTCAATCTATAGTACCTACCACGACCGGTGCTGCAAAGGCCCTCACAAAGATATTTCCCAACCTTTCCGATGTTATTGGTGGATGTGGCATCAGAGTTCCGGTGGCTAACGGCTCGTTATCTGATATAACATTCAATGTTTCGGAAACCGTTACCATAGAAACAATTAATGAAGCTTTTCTACATGCGTCTAAAACATACTTCAAGAATATTGTAGAATACACAACTGATCCAATAGTTTCTATTGACATTGTTGGCAATCCTCATTCTTGTGTCTTCGATTCCCAAATGACTTCGGTCATTGGGAACATGGTTAAAATACTAGGATGGTACGATAATGAAACAGGCTATTCATCTAGAATTTTAGATTTAATTTGTAATTTGTCGGATAAATATGTACGTTTATCGAATAAATAA